In Legionella cincinnatiensis, the DNA window ACCCATTTTATAGCAGGCAACACCGTTGAGAAAAGTGTACTGCTTGCCAGAAAGCTGAAGAACGTCAGAAGGGAGTGGTAGAGAGGCACTTAGTTTCCACTCAATACCACCATCATAATAGGCTAAAGGGACAGTGCCACCCTCACTATTTAAGTAGGACCCAATGGTTACGGTTTGTAGTACTGGCTGGGCTGGAGTAATAGTAAGACTTGCATCAGCAAAAGACTGATTCGCTGATAATAAAATAATAGCTTTACCAAAAAATAATACTGGAAGTTTGGTTTTTTTATACATTTTCTATCCACCTTTTTTAATAAAAGATTCTTAATCCCTAAGTGATAAGCTAATATGCCTATCACTGAGTTATGATTACTAGTATATTGGGGGGAAATGAGCAGAGAATTACGATGCCGACTCAATAAATGCATAGCTTATTTAAAATTGTAATACGGGTTTAAATGACAGGTTTTCTTGGTACTATTTTAAGCACTTAACACCATCAAGAAATGAGCCAGGGCGCTCCACTCTTAATGGAGCTCTAAAAGGGAAGCCAATCACGAAGCAAACTCAGATTGGCCTGAAAATTCGGATTTACGCCTTGGATGGACTTTCACATTCCAGAGTGGCAGCATCATAAATAATGGAATCAAGCAGCAAATAAACAAGGTGAGGAAGAAATTATCCCAGCCGTAATTTTTGATAATTGCACCCAAAGGAGCACCAGCCAGAACAGCACCTAAACAATAAGCAAAAAATCCGGCAAAGCCAGTTGCAGTCGCCGCTGCTTTTTTATGTGCTAACTCCGCACACGCCATACCAATCATCATTTGTGGTCCAAAGATAAAAAAACCAAAGAAAAAAAGAAACAAAGAGTCGATGAATGGTGTATATCCCCTAGTCAACGTAAATAACAACAAAGTGGCAAATACACCAGCAGTAAAGAGAACATTGATTGGATTGCGTTTACCTTGAAATATTTTATCAGAAAGCCAGCCGGCAACTAAACTTCCAAAAAAACCACCAATCTCAAACCAGATGACACAACTACCTGCTGTGATTAAGGAGTAATCCTTCACTTCCGTTAAGTACAGCATGCTCCAATCATTAATGGCCGTTCGGACAATGTAAATAAACAAATAAGAAATGGACAGCATCCAAATATATGGGTTACTTAATACGTAATTCCAAAGAATTTCTTTGACTGAGAATTCTGTTTTTTCGTGGTGGTGATTTGATAAACCAGAAAAATCTCCCCTATATTGCTCTATCGCAGGTAAACCGAGCGACTGTGGAGTATCTCTTAAACGATTGATTAAAAAAATACCTCCTAAAATGCAGATCATCCCAGGCACAAACATGGCTGAACGCCAGCCGAAATATTGCGCGCACATAGCAACAACCAATGGAATTAATGCCCCCCCAACGTTATGTGATGTATTCCAAATACTCCACCAACGACCACGTTCGGATTGAGAATACCAATGGGTTAATAATTTAGTACATCCTGGCCATCCCCATCCTTGAAACCAACCATTCAATCCCCAAAAAATAGCAAATAGCCACCAGGTAGAAGACAATCCAAACAAAATATTAACAATACCTGTCAAAATTAGCCCAATCGCCATTAAATAACGAGGATTTGACTTATCGCCAAGAATCCCACTTAAAAATTTGCTGATGCCATAGCTTAAGCTTAAAATGCTAGCAATCATTCCCAGTTCAGTTTTGGTCATTCCCAAGGAACTTTGTAATGCAGGCATCGCGAAGGTAAAACTTTTTCGCGTAAAATAAAACAAAACATACCCTATATACATTCCATAAAAGGTACGAATACGCCAATAACGATATTGTTGTTTAACAATAGTTTTATCCTGAATTTCATCAAGATAAGGAGCAGGTTTTAGAAAATTCAACAATGCCATGATGGTCCATATCATGATAAAAAAATACGATTAGAATGTAACTCGCAAAGTATGTCAAATCCTTTCTAATGAAAATGATAGCTTTGTCATACCTATTGATAATTAATTTCTAAAAATTTAAATGGAATTTTTGTGAAATTATAAATAAGCTACACAGTTTGTATTAAAAAGGGATTTGTCGGAATGAAAGAAATAGTTAGTTTATTAGAACAAGATCAAATCGATTTTGCTATTTATAAACGTCCTGAAGTCATAATGGTTTTAAGAAGAAAATTTCGTACTCAAAAAGATTGGATTATTGCTTCTTTCAACCAATATCAATTTACTGAAGAAGAATCGAAAAAAGTCCAACAAGCCATTTTAAACGGGGATCTTCGAATAACAGATATTCTAAAACGTCCGTTTTCCCACTACTTTTGGAGCTTCCTTACCTTTAAGTGGGGAGAGATACTTTCGGGTGGAAAAAGATTATCTAAACAAGAAGTTTTACAAATTGCTACTTACTCTAGCAATGGGCAAGAATTTACAAGAACCCCCATTCAAAATAGAAATAGGCTGATAAAAGGAGTGCCATTAGTCATTGGCAAAGTCATTACCTCCATGGCGCTTTGTATGGTATTTTGCCTGGGATTATTAAGTACTTTAGGAGTTCCTTTTGGCGTTGGCCTCGGCTTAGCGATAGTACTTTCCTTATGTAACGGAATAGTTTGTTTATTAAGTCGTGGACAAGCCATGCTTGATAGTGCAGGCTTTCATCCTAAAAAACAAAAAACGTTTACGACCCTTGAAGAAAATATAAAAGAAAAAACGATATTCGATAGAGGTCAGAAATTATTTTTTGGTATTGTGACCTTGTTGGCATGTATGTCTGCGGGCATTTCTGGATATGCTGGCCTCGTAGGGCTTCTCACTTTTTTGGGGGCAGGTATGATAGCCTCTAACCCTCTAGTTTTAATAGTTACGATTGGACTATCTTTGATTGCCGCTATCTCTTTTTATTCGTTTCAAGCTGTAGGCATACGTGAAAATTATGCAAAATTTAAAAATCTTTTTATCGAAGATTATAAAAAACCCTATGGTCTTTTGCGATGTGTCTTATTAGGAATCGTAAGTACGATTTTTCTAGCTGTCTATGCGACACTAACTTGGTTTACTACTGTATCAGGGGTTAATAAACTTTTTAATGCTTTAGGCGCGAATCCTGATACCTTTTTAGCACATGTTCTTTCTATGATATGTACTTCGACAACCATGGTTGTTAATACTTTTTCACAAGTATATAAAGTCTTTAACCCGAAAACGTATGTCGATCTAAAAGAAAAATTTGAAGCAATACATCAACCACCGGAAGAATACCAAACAAGAGCACAAAAGATAAAATATGGAGCCATCAATATACTCAAATTATGTGCTTTGATAGGTGATTCTCTTGCTTATTCTGTTGCCGGTGGAATCCGAAGTGGAATTCATGTTGGTGAAACGCTGGGAGAGGCAATAGGGGCAAAACTTGCATTAACCATTACCATGGCAATATTGTCGCCAGTCATTTTGGTATTCGTATCGATAGCTTTTACTTGGCCTACTATTTTTGATAGAAAAAAATCGACTCAATATCCTTCACAGCTGGAGAAGCCATTAATAGAAAAAATGAGCCAAAGCTCTACTCCAGATGCACTTCAAAATAATACTCCATTACCAACATTAGAAAAATCTCCCAACCCTAATAATTCTAAAATTAGGCAAGCTGGACCAAAATTTTTTGATGCGAGGTTGAGTGAAGTGGCCAATGGTAGCCCTACTTTAGAGAGAACAATTTTGAGATCTTCCTCCCCATAAATGAGGAGGTTTTTGAATCAACAAGGTAAGTATCGATTGATTTGAATCTGGAAATGAGTGAGAGCACACGTAGCCCGGCTGCTAGCAGCCGGGAACCCACTTATCTATGCAGGCAAACCATCGGAATGAAGCAAATTCATTTCTGATGAATTTTAAATTCATGCGTTCTCAATCCGCTGTAACTGACCTCAGATAATTTCACTACCCTATTAACCACTTTCTTCGGCTCAGAGATATAGTCCGTTTTACTTTCTGCTGGGCATACAAATTCTAGAAATAAACGCCAATTCGAGCAGAGACAGTGTCTGCACCTCTGCCGGTACCCCAGGTAGGTGTATTTACAAGGCCCTCAGCAGCAGCGCCATTAGCAAATTGATTTACTCCATAGTCAATATCATGGCGGTATTCGATGCTTCCTACGGTATCTTTCCACAGGGAAATATTAAATGCCCCTATAAAACGCTGTTGCGGCAAATTTAGAGCTAGGGCATCTTTAGTCCATTGATAACCAACACCAATAGATGAGGGCTTATTAAATGCTCTAAATGTCATGTTTATTTCTGTGTGTAACGCTTGTGGTTTTGCACCGCGCCCATTAAAACTCAAATCCTCTGGCCTAAATGCCTGAGCTACACCAACCCATTCTACTGCAAAGTTAAATCGCTCATAAGCCATATTGCCATAAACATTTACAGCCGGGGTCTTGCGACTTGCTTCATTTCCATAAGATAAGGAACCAAAACCACCAAACCTTCCAGGATTTGCTTCTGTATTTTGCATCCCCGTCGCATCTTCCACAGAACTGATGTAACTTGTTCCCAATTCTCCAGTAATTTTATCCAATTTAAAACGATACCC includes these proteins:
- the pgtP gene encoding MFS transporter, with the protein product MALLNFLKPAPYLDEIQDKTIVKQQYRYWRIRTFYGMYIGYVLFYFTRKSFTFAMPALQSSLGMTKTELGMIASILSLSYGISKFLSGILGDKSNPRYLMAIGLILTGIVNILFGLSSTWWLFAIFWGLNGWFQGWGWPGCTKLLTHWYSQSERGRWWSIWNTSHNVGGALIPLVVAMCAQYFGWRSAMFVPGMICILGGIFLINRLRDTPQSLGLPAIEQYRGDFSGLSNHHHEKTEFSVKEILWNYVLSNPYIWMLSISYLFIYIVRTAINDWSMLYLTEVKDYSLITAGSCVIWFEIGGFFGSLVAGWLSDKIFQGKRNPINVLFTAGVFATLLLFTLTRGYTPFIDSLFLFFFGFFIFGPQMMIGMACAELAHKKAAATATGFAGFFAYCLGAVLAGAPLGAIIKNYGWDNFFLTLFICCLIPLFMMLPLWNVKVHPRRKSEFSGQSEFAS